One window from the genome of Chroococcidiopsis sp. TS-821 encodes:
- a CDS encoding glycosyltransferase family 2 protein has product MREKLLYEDAAYPLDLKSDSGCPPFSLILPVYNEEDGIIATLDHLQQTLQFTDCIYEIIAVNDGSTDNTSRILLTRSDITVIHHRRNRGYGAALKTGIRHAKYPLIVITDADGTYPNERIPELVRLATQADMVVGARIGANVRYSRIRRIPKWFLVHFAQWITRHRIPDLNSGLRVFRKSIAEKYLNILPNTFSFTTTITVAMLTNNYIVHFEPIDFHHRVGKSKIKPIRDTLRFIQLILRTGVYFAPLRVFLPIASVFFAGFFITLCEDLFIRHDLTERTLILFVTATQMMMFALLADMLDKRT; this is encoded by the coding sequence ATGCGGGAAAAGCTACTGTATGAAGATGCCGCCTACCCATTAGATCTGAAGTCAGATTCTGGCTGTCCGCCCTTTTCACTCATTCTTCCGGTATATAACGAAGAAGATGGGATTATAGCAACGCTCGATCATCTACAGCAGACACTTCAGTTCACCGATTGCATCTACGAGATTATCGCTGTTAATGACGGTTCTACAGATAATACAAGCCGGATTTTACTTACGCGTAGCGATATCACTGTAATTCATCATCGCCGCAATCGGGGATACGGCGCAGCGCTCAAGACAGGAATTCGACACGCCAAGTATCCATTAATTGTCATCACCGATGCTGATGGTACGTATCCTAACGAACGAATTCCAGAATTAGTTAGGTTAGCAACTCAAGCCGATATGGTTGTAGGCGCGAGAATTGGTGCAAACGTTCGCTATTCGCGCATTCGCAGAATTCCAAAATGGTTTTTAGTTCACTTTGCCCAGTGGATAACGAGACATCGCATTCCAGATCTTAATAGTGGACTGCGGGTGTTTCGCAAGAGTATTGCAGAAAAGTATTTAAATATTCTCCCCAACACGTTCAGCTTTACAACCACAATTACGGTGGCGATGCTGACAAATAACTACATCGTCCACTTTGAGCCAATCGATTTTCATCATCGAGTAGGTAAAAGCAAAATTAAACCGATTCGCGACACGTTGCGTTTTATTCAATTGATTTTGCGAACGGGAGTATATTTTGCTCCTTTACGCGTGTTTTTGCCGATCGCAAGCGTGTTCTTTGCTGGCTTTTTCATTACGTTATGTGAGGATCTCTTTATTCGCCACGATCTAACAGAGAGAACGTTAATTCTCTTTGTGACTGCTACTCAGATGATGATGTTCGCGCTGCTAGCTGACATGCTCGACAAACGCACATAA
- a CDS encoding glycosyltransferase family 2 protein, translating to MHNPLVSIIIPTYNRPDLLPRAVKSALAQTVEDFEVIVVDDASPQPVTLPEHPRLRILRQTVNQGGAAARNAGIKAARGQWITFVDDDDEMLPHLVAVSLAAVEKTDLPKPVGVISGIEVFNADGKITGTRLPPTLVKGKHFCLEPIAPGQSFFTKQTLVVEREILLKIGGFDESFSSRVHTELFLRLNQVCSLLGLPIVTYRLFSHSGPRVSKNPSLRQKNFHRLIQKHESLFKAHPKMFARFVYEHALNSYEVGQNLAAISHVLWAMRIHPRSTLSRLARQFHK from the coding sequence ATGCACAATCCGCTAGTTAGTATTATTATTCCTACGTACAACAGACCTGACTTGTTACCACGCGCTGTCAAAAGTGCCTTAGCGCAAACGGTAGAAGATTTTGAGGTGATTGTTGTCGATGATGCTTCGCCGCAGCCTGTGACATTACCAGAACACCCGCGATTACGAATTCTTCGTCAAACAGTCAATCAAGGCGGAGCCGCAGCCCGCAATGCTGGTATTAAAGCTGCTCGCGGACAATGGATTACTTTTGTTGATGACGACGACGAAATGCTACCGCACCTTGTTGCTGTCTCACTTGCAGCGGTTGAAAAAACAGATTTGCCAAAACCTGTAGGAGTAATATCTGGTATCGAAGTTTTCAATGCAGATGGTAAAATTACGGGTACCCGCCTACCGCCGACTTTGGTTAAAGGAAAGCATTTTTGCTTAGAACCAATCGCTCCAGGACAATCATTTTTCACTAAACAGACATTAGTTGTAGAGCGCGAGATACTTCTCAAAATTGGCGGATTTGACGAATCATTTTCCTCGCGCGTTCATACTGAATTATTTTTAAGGCTTAATCAAGTTTGTTCGCTACTTGGTTTACCCATAGTTACTTATAGACTATTTTCTCACTCAGGTCCGCGCGTTTCAAAGAATCCCTCACTACGTCAGAAAAACTTTCATCGCTTAATTCAAAAACACGAATCGCTATTTAAAGCTCACCCTAAAATGTTTGCACGATTTGTCTACGAACACGCTCTAAATTCTTATGAAGTAGGTCAAAATTTAGCCGCAATTTCTCACGTGTTGTGGGCGATGCGAATTCATCCTCGTTCCACGCTTTCTAGGCTCGCTAGACAATTTCATAAATAG
- a CDS encoding ABC transporter ATP-binding protein has protein sequence MTTELSDREIAIQPEDSEVAISVEQISKKFCRNLRRSLLYGVQDITTELLGRKRTSTRLRSQEFWALKDVSFQLRRGEALGLVGSNGAGKSTLLRIISGLINPDTGSVKIRGRLAPLIALGAGFNPILTGRENIYANMSILGLSTKEIKAKFDEVVDFAEIWDAIDAPVQNYSSGMAARLGFACAVHTDPDILLIDEVLAVGDIKFKMKCHRKLAKLRENGTAFVLVSHNSHSILNICNTAIYLAKGQLITSGETEAVVRKYEEDLCLSGMEKATGPLILPKKSPEESFGLDITSVCFKDEQGNILDTPMSGEPTSLCVECFAHKYIDNANVGVLVTSLSGENDRVLYLTSASDNEILTIAPGATEIQIQMPYCCLIPGVYNAKIYIRSGVCSFDIVESFRFTVQADKTISRCLFYQPRTWKVINK, from the coding sequence ATGACAACTGAATTGAGCGATAGAGAAATTGCAATTCAGCCTGAGGATAGCGAAGTAGCGATCAGCGTAGAGCAGATCTCTAAAAAGTTTTGTCGCAACTTGAGACGATCTTTACTCTATGGCGTTCAGGATATCACAACAGAGTTATTAGGAAGAAAAAGAACAAGTACCAGATTGCGATCGCAAGAATTTTGGGCATTAAAAGACGTAAGTTTTCAGCTGCGACGCGGAGAAGCTTTAGGCTTAGTCGGCTCAAACGGTGCAGGAAAAAGTACGCTGTTACGAATTATTAGCGGCTTAATTAACCCTGATACAGGCTCAGTCAAAATTCGAGGCAGATTAGCACCATTAATTGCTTTAGGTGCTGGCTTCAACCCAATTTTGACAGGACGAGAAAATATCTATGCCAATATGTCAATTCTGGGTTTATCCACAAAAGAAATTAAAGCAAAATTCGATGAAGTTGTAGACTTTGCCGAAATTTGGGACGCCATTGATGCTCCCGTCCAAAATTATAGCTCTGGTATGGCTGCACGGCTAGGTTTTGCTTGCGCCGTTCACACAGATCCCGATATCTTACTCATCGATGAAGTGCTAGCAGTCGGCGATATTAAGTTTAAAATGAAATGTCACCGCAAGCTCGCAAAATTACGCGAGAACGGAACTGCTTTTGTCTTAGTTTCGCACAACTCGCATAGCATTCTCAATATTTGTAATACTGCAATCTATTTAGCCAAAGGTCAATTAATAACCTCAGGAGAAACCGAAGCAGTTGTACGCAAATATGAAGAAGACCTGTGTCTTAGTGGTATGGAAAAGGCAACAGGACCACTGATTTTGCCTAAAAAATCTCCTGAAGAAAGTTTTGGGTTAGATATTACCTCAGTTTGTTTTAAAGATGAGCAAGGAAATATCTTAGATACTCCCATGTCCGGAGAACCTACAAGTCTATGCGTAGAATGCTTCGCTCACAAGTACATCGATAACGCCAATGTTGGCGTTCTAGTAACATCTTTATCAGGCGAAAACGATCGCGTCTTATATCTCACTTCTGCTAGTGACAACGAGATTTTAACAATTGCTCCAGGTGCAACAGAGATACAAATACAAATGCCGTATTGTTGTTTGATACCTGGCGTGTATAATGCAAAAATTTACATTAGAAGCGGTGTATGTTCGTTTGATATTGTTGAATCTTTTCGATTTACCGTTCAAGCCGACAAGACTATCAGTAGGTGTTTATTTTATCAACCTCGAACTTGGAAGGTCATAAATAAGTAG
- a CDS encoding ABC transporter permease yields MPPEIVYTPHSKLRHPIRLFKQMGRDLLASRELAWRLMVRNITAQYRQSFLGIAWAFLPPIVMAAGFTLANDANVINVGVTDLPYPAYVMFSTALWQTFVEALNGPVQAVTVAKPMLARVNFPREAIILAKVGEVFFNFSIKLLLLVALFFWFQIAVGWTVLLAVVGLIHLVMLGTFFGLLLAPLGALYQDVSKGITMITGFWLFLTPVVFPVPSQGTFGLLVNLNPVTPILVTTRELATTGVVSDPHGFWVASLFAFVGLLLAWITFRVSMPFVIERISS; encoded by the coding sequence ATACCACCTGAAATCGTTTATACGCCCCATAGTAAACTGCGACATCCAATTCGGTTGTTCAAGCAAATGGGACGCGATTTACTAGCTTCGCGGGAATTAGCTTGGCGGCTGATGGTACGCAATATCACTGCACAGTACCGTCAGTCTTTTCTTGGCATTGCTTGGGCTTTTTTACCGCCAATCGTCATGGCAGCAGGATTTACACTAGCAAATGACGCTAACGTCATCAATGTAGGCGTAACAGACCTACCTTATCCTGCGTACGTCATGTTCAGCACAGCATTGTGGCAAACATTTGTGGAAGCCTTGAACGGTCCTGTGCAAGCAGTAACAGTCGCAAAGCCAATGCTAGCAAGAGTCAATTTTCCTCGCGAGGCAATTATATTAGCAAAAGTGGGAGAAGTTTTCTTTAACTTTAGTATCAAACTCTTGCTGCTCGTTGCTTTGTTTTTCTGGTTTCAGATTGCAGTTGGATGGACAGTACTGTTAGCAGTTGTCGGACTCATTCATTTAGTTATGTTGGGCACATTCTTCGGTCTATTGCTAGCACCACTCGGCGCTTTGTATCAAGATGTTTCCAAAGGAATAACGATGATTACAGGGTTTTGGCTGTTTCTGACGCCAGTTGTGTTTCCCGTGCCTAGTCAAGGAACTTTTGGGCTGCTAGTCAATCTTAATCCTGTTACTCCTATATTAGTAACAACACGCGAGTTAGCAACTACAGGAGTAGTTTCCGATCCTCATGGATTTTGGGTGGCAAGTCTTTTTGCTTTTGTGGGATTATTGCTAGCATGGATAACATTCCGCGTATCTATGCCTTTTGTGATTGAAAGGATAAGCTCTTAA
- a CDS encoding glycosyltransferase family 2 protein: protein MSEPQVTIVVSPRERFSCTQASLESIYENTQIPFKLVYVDGGSPAKIKRYLEEQAQEKQFQLIRTEHYLSPNKARNLGLAQVNTEYVVFIDNDVVVTPGWLQQLVKCAEETNATIVSPLICQGEPVHEEVHCAGGESGVKIETKGDRTRRRIIEKIYKQGRKVADVRPQLQRQQTGLAEFHCMMVRTAIFEKVGMLDEALLNTKEHVDFCMTVMEAGGNVYLEPDSLVTYVPGPPLELTDIPFYMLRWSDAWELASLHRLRDKWNLTEDEYFKNRYNGLGWRRKMTIIKPFSQKISKMVLKRPSKKVEELLVNIDKTLNKYLTDRYARKQPLVEQSQTPQLLQQKTPTTV, encoded by the coding sequence ATGTCAGAACCACAAGTTACAATCGTTGTCTCACCGCGCGAACGTTTCAGCTGTACGCAAGCGTCGTTAGAAAGTATTTACGAAAACACGCAGATCCCCTTCAAGTTGGTATATGTTGATGGTGGTTCGCCAGCAAAAATTAAACGTTATTTAGAAGAACAAGCCCAGGAAAAGCAATTTCAACTGATTCGCACCGAACACTATCTCTCTCCTAATAAAGCTAGAAACTTGGGATTAGCGCAGGTTAACACTGAATATGTAGTTTTTATCGATAACGATGTCGTCGTTACGCCGGGTTGGCTGCAACAACTCGTAAAGTGTGCAGAAGAAACCAACGCAACCATCGTAAGTCCGCTTATTTGCCAAGGCGAACCAGTGCATGAAGAAGTTCACTGCGCGGGCGGAGAGTCGGGAGTCAAAATCGAAACCAAAGGCGATCGCACGCGCCGCCGGATTATTGAAAAAATCTACAAGCAAGGGCGCAAAGTGGCTGATGTGCGTCCGCAACTGCAAAGACAACAAACCGGACTTGCTGAGTTTCATTGCATGATGGTACGAACAGCGATCTTTGAAAAAGTAGGAATGCTCGATGAAGCGCTGTTAAATACAAAAGAACACGTAGACTTCTGCATGACTGTCATGGAAGCAGGCGGAAATGTTTACCTCGAACCGGATTCGCTCGTGACCTATGTACCAGGACCTCCCCTAGAATTAACAGACATACCCTTCTATATGCTGCGGTGGAGCGATGCATGGGAACTAGCAAGTTTACATCGTTTGCGCGATAAATGGAACCTTACCGAGGATGAGTACTTCAAAAATCGGTACAACGGTTTAGGCTGGCGCAGAAAAATGACAATCATTAAACCCTTCAGCCAAAAGATCAGCAAGATGGTTCTCAAGCGCCCAAGTAAAAAAGTAGAAGAGCTGCTCGTGAATATCGATAAGACGCTCAACAAATATCTTACCGATCGCTATGCCCGCAAACAGCCTCTAGTAGAACAAAGTCAAACACCCCAACTTCTGCAACAAAAGACCCCAACAACAGTTTAA
- a CDS encoding glycosyltransferase → MKIAFVVLGFPELSQTFILNQITGLIERGHSVDIYAFQESEVKASKVHPDVEKYQLLARTYYYSIPDLPKNLLWRYLKASSLLATKLNKSPGIWLRTLNVFQHGKRAISLRPLYRVIPLLGKPRQYDIVHCQFGPCGIEAMILRKFGLMQGKLVVSFRGFDISEFIQQYGNGVYDQLFNVGDFFLTNCEYFRQRLLKLGCPEDKVMVHRSGLDCERFIFNPPKIDIANKIQIVTNGRLVEKKGIEYAIRAIAELIKSKPNIEYKIIGDGPLKQQLQQLITDLGVSDRVKLLGWKDQEEIIEILKKSHIFVAPSVTAKNGDQDAPVNVLKEAMAIGIPVISTYHGGIPELIEDNVSGFLVPERDAGAIAQKITYLLDNPQIWDSVTRAARAQVEAGYDLQKLNNELVEIYQQLLTQGFVRRSSLKTSNVANNTEVKT, encoded by the coding sequence ATGAAAATAGCCTTCGTTGTCTTAGGCTTTCCTGAATTATCGCAAACATTTATTCTTAATCAAATTACTGGATTAATTGAACGCGGTCATTCAGTTGATATTTATGCCTTCCAAGAATCAGAAGTCAAAGCTTCTAAAGTGCATCCAGATGTTGAAAAATATCAATTGTTAGCAAGAACGTATTACTACTCTATTCCCGATTTACCTAAAAATCTTTTATGGCGGTACCTCAAAGCGTCTAGTTTGCTAGCAACAAAGCTGAATAAAAGTCCTGGAATTTGGTTGAGAACGCTGAATGTTTTTCAACATGGCAAGCGGGCTATCTCCTTGCGACCCTTATACAGAGTTATTCCACTGTTAGGTAAACCACGCCAGTATGATATTGTTCATTGCCAGTTTGGTCCGTGTGGCATCGAAGCTATGATCCTGCGAAAGTTTGGGTTAATGCAGGGAAAATTAGTAGTTTCCTTTCGGGGTTTTGATATCAGTGAATTTATTCAGCAATATGGCAATGGCGTATACGATCAACTATTTAATGTAGGTGATTTCTTTTTGACCAATTGCGAGTATTTTCGACAGCGCCTTTTGAAGTTAGGTTGTCCAGAAGATAAAGTCATGGTACATCGCTCAGGCTTAGACTGCGAGCGATTTATTTTTAACCCTCCTAAGATAGATATTGCTAATAAAATTCAAATTGTAACAAATGGACGTCTTGTTGAAAAAAAAGGTATAGAATATGCAATCAGAGCGATCGCCGAATTAATTAAATCAAAGCCGAATATTGAGTATAAAATAATCGGTGATGGACCGCTAAAGCAACAATTGCAACAGTTGATTACAGATTTGGGTGTCAGCGATCGAGTTAAGTTGCTCGGCTGGAAAGATCAAGAAGAAATTATTGAAATTCTTAAAAAATCGCATATATTTGTCGCACCGAGTGTAACTGCTAAAAATGGCGATCAAGATGCTCCAGTAAATGTATTAAAAGAAGCAATGGCAATCGGGATACCTGTCATTTCTACGTATCACGGAGGAATTCCTGAGCTAATAGAGGACAATGTCTCAGGATTTTTAGTACCAGAGCGCGATGCTGGTGCGATCGCCCAGAAGATAACCTATCTTTTGGATAATCCCCAAATTTGGGATTCAGTGACACGCGCGGCTCGCGCACAAGTAGAAGCAGGTTACGATCTTCAGAAACTCAATAATGAACTAGTAGAAATCTATCAACAATTACTAACACAAGGTTTTGTGCGTAGAAGTTCTCTAAAGACAAGTAATGTAGCGAATAATACAGAAGTTAAGACTTAG